The Ricinus communis isolate WT05 ecotype wild-type chromosome 8, ASM1957865v1, whole genome shotgun sequence sequence tattatttttagaattataactttattacataattaaaaatattaatttattattgaatataatattaaaatataatttaaaatattattgtctagaattagaactattatctaattagaaaattaatttattagttaatataatattaaaatataattaatatgttatgttttaggataaaaattagtattgttatctgattagaaaactatttattagttaatataatattaaaatatagttaatatattattttttagaattagagtcagtatttaattaggagtataatttattaatcaataaattaataaaaaatttatagaattatacATCAGCTTGAATCCTATGTgtaaaaaataagtacacatgtcaaaataaaaattctatgtatcaaaaattaagcacacatgtcaaataaattttaagtctcaaaattaatatatatatatatatatatatatatatatatatatatatatatatatatatatatatatatatcgagATCAATTTTATTCCTATTATATTTTCAGAGCGAAAATGCTAAACATCTTATTTTATTGTCTCAACTTTTGTCCGCCTAATATGACATCTAATACTTTTACAAAAacgtttttaattttaaaatatcaaaggataattttgtaaaaatattaataccaCATCAGATGGGCaagaattgaaataaatataaaatgactttTTTTTAGGGCTAACCAAATGtgataaatacataaatagaGATGGGTAAATGAGTGGGTTGagttaaatttagataaaattattatagattATAGATTATTTTGGGTCCATTTTAggttcaacaaaattattatatctttatattattccgagtttagttattttagaTTTCGCTTATCTCAAATACAAATTCGTTTAAATTCAAAAGTTTTAAGGCTTTTTAGAATGTATTTTTTTAGGCTCATACGGACATAAATTTAAGAGTTTTACTAGAGTACCATTGTGGCAGTTtactattataaatttatttttttaattacagaCAATCAGTCgggtattattttaaataatttatttattttatacgtCATTTTACTAATATAGATCGGGAATGAATTTAcatataacttttaattgtttatacaagtcaaatttatatacattaaTCTCATAATTGTCAAGTACCTTTggttgaattttaaaaatagatagaatttttaaataaataaaaataatatatttgattgattaataactaagtactatatataattgactaatttagtatttaattatattaataaattattaaaattaaaatatatcaattctTATAGATTTATATGGTACTATACATCTATGGTACATTAGAATGATTCTGAGTTTGAATAACCTTTAGCCTGGATTGTCTCAGGTTTAAGACcgaattttaaattaacttatcGACTTTGTTAGATTTTCaaactaatttatttgattttattttcttaatctcataaatttatacaataaaaCTTTACAAATTTAACACATTTGCGATGgtagaaatctaatttttcagctcaattaactaataaactgttaattaatttattggtCAATGACTTATCTATTAactaattgattaataaataattgactaatttatcaattaatgacatataatataattataaaaatacttatttaacAATGAAAAAAGCagtatatttctaattaatctGTCTATTAaattcaatcaaataaaatcataCGTTTAGCTAAAGATAGATGTTATTCTAGCtaatttattcattcaattggtctaaattataattaagctAACAATAAACACGATGCAGCTTGAATGTGTAGCAATTTAAAGATCTATATGCATATGCCCcatcaacttaattttttcacCAAAGTAGGATCGGCCAGATTGGACTAccttaactccaaaataataaaaaaaattaaagaaatagcCAAAATCTCACCGGCCGGAAACCGTTTGGATTTTCTTATGATGTCAACTGCTGAAAATTGTAGATAAATGATGAACTGTTACGTTGAATTCTGCATGTTCTTACATGAAAAAACTGATACTCTTTCTTGCTTATTATGACAACCACAGAAAATCTTTCTCTGCTTAAACATacatgaagaaaagaaataaagtaaaataaactttgccattattttataaaaatgaaaaaattgtATGTTTCATTTACATttgtagtttctttttccCAGCATAATCTTATAGACCCAGCAGCCTACAATAATGTTTCGACTCTAAAAACAAagcaaaaacaaataaaaagaacaacAAAGCAGAAAAtttgcttttccttttcttgaaatctataaattaaGATCTGTCGTGAGGCAGTGATGATGATCACAAGCTACTAGTGACCAGGGCCTTTGGGGCTAGGTCCTGATGCTAGCCGTTCAAGCCAGCATGCCATGGTGCTCTTTGCCTTGTCATAAACTGAAGAGTATGATTCCAAGTGATTTGCACTTGCAAAGTCATCTGCCAGCACCCTTGTAGCCTCCACTCTGACCTGGCTCAGAATAGCCACTGAGATGAACAAAACGACCAAAAGAGTGGCTGTTCTTGACAAACTCATCGTCtccagaaaaaggaagaagtgTACTTTAactaaaaagttttttttGGTAATGTTTGATCTGAACCCAGAAGAAAGAGTCTCTTAAATCTTGTGTTTGCTGAGTGCTGTGTGAAGAGATGTGAAGATGGTCGATGTTATTTATAGTGGCAGAGGTGCGTGTGTACGCTTATGCTGGGAATTTGTGTTGAATGGAAGGCTCCGCGTTGACCAAAGAGTTCCTGAAATGGTCGTCGTGCTTGCAGGCTGGTTCTTATTGGTTTAGTATAGCTCATTTGGGTCAGGGTAAAACATGGGATTTGAATACGTCCAATGGATTGTGGGGGGAGGGGGCTTTGAACATTTTGATGTAGTCAAGGGTATATGGGCAATTTGGTCATTTCAAGGTAGGTAGCTAGAGTGGGCAATGCTGAGTTTTTAAGGGAAGAATTTTAGTGCCATGTGTTGTGTAGCCTCAAGAGTTTTCCTATTCATCAAGTCCAAGATtagaaattttgaattgaataaaactatatatatttatatatatttccttAATTTGAATGGAATTGCAAGGAAAATCAAAAATTGTGTGCATgaataaaactatatatatttccttattttagtTGTTTGCTTGGACTTTTTGAAAGATTTGAGTAGTCTTGCTTGAAATTATGGAGCATTTTGAAGGGTGGGTTGGTGGATATATAATGAAAGCCTTTGAATTTTTATCGaccaaatttattaattttttctttttaaatctttttatagtGCACCTTATACATTGGTGCATTTTTTATCTATTGAATttcttacttttaattttgattgcTTACTTATATTCTTctgtaatatatttattcaaaacTCGAATTAGACAGATTtgattgaatttaaatatcttaaattttaattcgaTATATCAAATTATGCCGACTTAAGATTTTTACCAACTTAATTtacaattgaaaatatataatttttggaTGGAACCTTTTATATTAGGCGCCTcgaagaaataaaaatcttaaatctactaaaagaaactaatcaaattttttcAGCCTCGGATTTAAATagttctaataaaatatgtgttCAAATCCGAAAATTTTTGGTTGCTTGAGCAAGTAGAATGGGTGCCCAAACCTACAAACAAGCTACCTAAAAGCAACATAAGTTAAAggttaaagaataaattatagGTACAATACCCTAAGCAAACaagagaatttgaaatgagTGAGAGTTGACGataaaatctatatttatttgatattatatataaagataataataatttatataaaatcccttttattataataattattactaagTATATACTTCATACTTCAagttatattttcaatatcaataaataaagataatgcTGGCCTCGCTAGCAAATATgctttgataaataaaccaaatttgattttattaacttttaataataaaataaaaccagaGTGAGCCtgactttttttctttctttcttctttttctataataattattttctggTTCCTGATTTTAAGAAAAGCAAACTAAGCTTTTGGCAGGTTTTAGAGAagcaaaaattttaaaaatagggTGGTACCCATAAACTTAGAAAGTAAAATCATTCCGAAAAAACTTAACTGATATGAAAAATCAATTCTCAGCAGTCTGCTTGGTGGTAAAACAAGTAGACATGAAATGGGTTGGGTGGTGGTAATACAAGTAAACATGCCGTGTACGCAGAAGACATGCTTCCGTTAATCTTCCCTTTCTATCTAAATTCAGGAACCTGCATTGTTTCAGGTCAAGCACATGCACATAGTTGAATGGAGACTTCAAAATAAGCTTTGACCCATCTGGACGTTCTTCTGCGGACTGGACTGCGGGCAGCCATGGCAGTCATCACTGACGCAAAGCATAAAAAGGAAttctttgttttgaatgcataTTTAAACGgccaaaatattataataatgtCAAACTCATATTCGATGTTGGAACTACAATCCGAAATCATAAAGTTTGCTGCAAATAATGCATAATTACAATTACAAGGTGGCGGATTGGCGTGTGGCTTCATACCCATTCCAAACTggggaaaaaaataaaacatttctAGGTCATTCGAGTCTGGTATAACTATACAATGGCTGTCGATTTGGCCTTTTATCTCTACAAAGTTAATTTCTTGGCAAAAGACCTATTCCAACTCTGTACTTGGAACTTGGAAGTACAGATTATAACACTTTAGAAATCCTTTCTCTTTTGTCTCAATTCATTCAGCTCCATCTCGATCTCAGGATCTCGAAAGCTGGTCACAACTGTTCTACCAGGCGGCAGTTCTCCTTTCTGTTAAACAGGATAAAATGtcaaacaaataatttaagaagGGCATTTTACAAGCAGAAATGTTGACATCCTCTGTTATCCTTAGGTTCCTGAACAAACAAAAACAGCATTACCTGATACCTATTGCAAAAGCATCGTTCAGACAAAAGCTTTAAGATATTTTCATGTAGTTGTTTTTCTGAACAAAGGAAAAATAGAAGGCTACTGGCCTAAGAAGAATCCAAAACctcaaatattaattgatgACTAATTGCCTTAATTCCGAAATTCTCCTTCCAAGAACTCGTAACAATCGCACTTTGTTTGTTGAGCTCTACAATTTTATCCACAAAAATAGCGGCAGAGGCCgtgaataaatttaatattcagtgcatcttgatttttctattattttttcttaatgtaATTTGAGGCTTCTGAAATGCTTTGTAATAATATTTGCATACAGTTGCGTGTAGAGTGTTGGGGGAGAAAATGGGAACATgatgagaaaagaaatgaaaccAAGGAGAAAACAGGTAAGACGAGAGATAAATtgctgcttttcttttttcttttttctttttttctttttttgctcaAGAAGGTTATTTAAAGgaattttatagatattttaagTCATTGACCAGTTTGACTAATGGTTAAACTATAGAAAACTTAGCAGGgttataatatgattttaaaagGGGGCTTGGGGCGCAGTGGTAGTTACAACTAGCCTGGGGGAATAGTAAATTACATAGAGATAGGGTAAATTATATGGCTCCAATTTCTCTACTTTTCTCACATAGTCAGATGTGTAGTGTGTACCTTCGAGCCACCAGAAAGTTCCTTCTTCAGGTTCTCAAGATCATCATCGACTGATGAGCTCTCAAGTAACGCAAACTGCAAAACACATAACAAGCATACAAATGGTAAGGATAAAGAAGGTGAAACTTTCAATAAGAAATCATTAATGCAAGTTCAAGCACACTGTTTGATGTAGGACAACTCTTAAGTTCttcattataataattatgattaaCGCCAGAAGTCGACGAACTCGGGAGTTACTAAGAAATGGTTAGCAGGATTGGGGGGCTTTACATCTCTATTACATTGCAAAGGCTGCAGACCTGTGATACacacaagaagaagaaacaccCTAGCCAGCAAACCCACAACTTTTCGAAGTTGATAATAAACCAAAAGGTTTTAACAGTCTAGAAACCAAAAAATCTCATTTGTACACTAATAGTATTATACAAATGCCaagagaaaaattttaaaaagaaaaaccagtCTTGCTTAGTGCTAGAATTGTAAGATTATACCACAATGAGATCATTCTTGTTGAATTCAAAGGGAAGGGGAAGGAGAAGCAAGGTTTCAATACCTGGCTGCCTAAAACAAAGCAGATATAATTGCGGTAGCTTGAATCAtataattctaagaaatataaaatcaaaactacaAATACCTATAGACATCACCTAATTGAGAGCTTTCCATGGATACTTGTTTGCAAACCACAAAGATCTCCAAGTCACTTAGTAATGGATCATTAAAGACAACAATTCTTCTTGAACAACAAAGTAGTTCCTATATTTAGTTTTGTATGCCGAACAAGAAGCATGAACAAGAAACGTAAAATATTGAACCTAACATGCAAACATGACTAGCATACAACATGAAATTAGATGCTGGCGGTAATGAGTTAACAGATGCATAGCTATCATCTATACTTCTACCTCTAAGATTGTCTATTTATAAGCTTCAGATGATTTTGTGGTAATAAAAATCATAGAaccaaaattttttaagaaaaatatgtaAGATCAATGGTAAaactgagaaagaaaaaatgtcgccaaaaatcaaaaatagCAGTATAGGacatgaaaaataatagatacCTTCCCATCCAGCTCATTTGTAGCCAACTGGCCAAAAGCTTCTGCTTCTGATTCCATTGCCATCACTATCAAGAtagaattataagaaaacaagcaGTTAAGATCCCACTCAGCACCAACTCACTATATTATAGTACAGCCTACAGGACAGCTGTGGGTCTTTTTGGCATTTCTATGTAGCTTCTGTTGCAAAAAGCAAACTactttgatttaaaaaaaattaaaattactttaagGTGCTTTGGCATGTTTTGAGACATAAGAACTCTacaacagaaaaagaaaaaactcaaATTGCTTTTAGAAAAAGCACCTAACACAGTTTCTTAAAAAGCATACAATATGAAAAGCAAAATGTCTTCTAGTAGAGCCAATTTGAAAACATGTAAGAGATATATCTTGATGCATATCAACttgataattttaactttaaattgttCAATAAGGAAATTTTGTCATATAACTCATGGCGTTTAGATGATACAAGATATACAGCAAGATATAACTTTCATTTACACAAGAAATGGTAAAGCACAAGAATAGTCATGGCAAAAAAAATGCAGTTTAAGACTAAGGTGCACTATTTAGAACACAGAGTAGAAACACCATAGAGACTGAAAGTTGTCACTTCCGTACATCTTATGCTGTAACTACAGGTTAAAGCAGAAGTGATATAGTACTCATTACGGCATGActaagtaaataataaaaggatGTAAGTTGATGGTATAATAGAGAGGCTGAAGTAACCTAAGATGGATTGAAACAGTAAAGATAACAACAATATATATCATAAAGCTTAAGTTTACACAGATCATTGTAACACTGATTTAAATAGAGAGATAGTTAACCATTATAGGAATAAGCCTTAACTAATTGACTATAATTGGAGAgaggaaataaaattatcattatgTGAAACAACTGATTTGTTAAGCATACAAATAGGActcaatttttcaatataaatttaaccacaATAACTTCTAAAACGAATTACAATAGAATGGTTAAGACTTGTGtaacatattattatttactagTAGGATATAAAGCCTCGGAATCTCTGATACAATATCTGGAGATCCACATACTGTTTTTTCCACATAAGTATAAATGGACGCTAGAACCAATCAACCAAAACAAAGGAGACATGGAAATAACAGACATAAACATATTCCATGGAAATGGGCTAAATATCTCAGGGGAAATGAAATACATACAAACAAAGAAATCATATATagtgaaatataaaatttgatccAGATGGCTTACCTTTCTCTTCCATCTTTTCAAAAGCTGAAAGAGCATTACTTGTATTGACATTACCCAGCATCTCATTCACTTTGGTTTGAGTTCTAAAGCAAGCAACAAGGAGCTATTAACAGCCAAACAAAGACActatgcaaaaagaaaaggaagatgTCAACAGGAATTGGTGGCAGAGACAAACTTTGCAGATTGAGCACGTGCTTTCAGGGTATCTTTCTTAGACTTTGCCTCTTGCATCTTGCTCTCCAAAAGCTACAGAAAAGATATGGAACCATAACAAGTTAACTAATACATAATTATACCAATCAAGAAAGATCTATCAAGTTGCAAAAATTAGAGGTATTTTATATGCCCATTAAAAAGTGGGATGTTAAATTAGACAGTTAGCAACCAAAAGAGGGAAAAGGTCaatcttttcattctttggACCCCAAACAAAATCCTAGAAGTAAAGCAGATCTCAactatcttttaaatattaatattttggaTTGCTCATCCACAAAACAAGAGAAAGCAAATAGCCtgcatatattaattaactttgtttcttttcaatAACAATTTGAAATAGAACTCCAAAATTGATAAGAGATTATATCCCCTGCTTCTATCCCCACCTATTCCTGGATCATGTTGACCCCATAAAACACATCAATTCAAGCATTCAGCATCTATCTATTCCTCttctcaaaaaaagaaaggaattcCCAATAGTATCACTTCCATTCTTTCCTGCCGgaaattttattgaaactGTAtcttaaatttcaatattttgtaCATAACCTGAATGCATGATTACAGAACAGatcattcataaaaaaatttagcatGAAAGCAGGTCAAAACAATAGCAATGGACTACCTATGCACAATATGATGCAGGAAATACAAGAACTAACATACCCGAGTATTAGAGACAAGGTTATCAACAACACTTCTCTGTTGATCAAGTTGAGATTTCAAGGACTTAGCATTATCCTGCAAGACTTAAAATAGAACCATTAATTTTCACAAGAATTTTTGTAACTATGACACCTGAATGGACCAATTTGCATGCATTTCTAAGTCTGCAGTCACATCATATTGCATTACAATCACACAGCAAACAACAAATAACAAGTTCAACACTTAGTTTCAaggtaataagattttaattaaaaatacatcatcaaataaaaagaaaacacaggatatatatctaattagttctCCCAGcatacataattattaatcattaattaagtCAGCTAGTTTACGTTTCTTCGATCAACAgttatgattataatatacCTGCAGCTCCTTCGCAGAGTAATAAGAGTCATCCCCGCTGTTCTTATTTCTAATCTCATTAAGATCCATGGGTATTATTAAGAATGAAGGCTTGAAGATTATGAGCAGCTAAGTGAGCTCTTGATAACtagaatagaaaaatttattcattaatatgaTCTACGAGTGAATGGAACAGATGATTCTTTTTTACCACAATAAGCTGAAGCTAGCTGCATTACTTATGAATATGGAAGGGGGCCAACTTAGAGAAGTTGAAATTATACCAAAAGCTTGTCAATTTATGTTATACTGTATACTCtatgataaaattattgaacTCTGAACATGCATTTAGCATTAAGTCTTTCAGGAAGATGCCAACTTACAGCATAAGATTTACGCCTCTTAAGAGCTTCACGTGCAAGATCTTCCTCTCCTTTCTGAAGAGCAAGTTGTGCTTTACGATACCTATATGGAATTTTGTAGTGGAAAAAATGATTCATTGCTACAGTAAAATAACTCTGAATTTTGATTATCCAATGTAACAACTGAGGGTCGCTGAATTAGTCTATAGCTAATTGTTGATGAGAAAATAGATTCAACACCCATGCCTTTTGCTTATTAACCAATATAAttcaacaattaataaatcaaaatgaGTTTATTTTTACCAATCCTCAGAAGCTTGTTCTGCAGCTTTGTATTTATTCTCCAAACGTTTTTGAGATGCCAAAACCTATatagaacaaaaagaagaaagccAATTGTCAAAGCCCATTTAGGCAAGATAAATAGGTGGCGTTTAGTTTATGTTTAAGCAACTTAGATTTGAATAGTACATGTACAACACttatcataacatatataaaactGTGAAGGGAGTGAGGAACCGATAAATTTACTGATAGGACCTTACTAGTTCTTTAGTTAGGAATTCAACAAGTAGGAATTTCATACTCATAGTAATATGAACAATCAGCtacattatataattatctaattcATAGTTATTCGTAATAGCTACATTTTTAGATAAgagtaacaaaataatttatcataaagtatatttaatataatttaaaataattaaaacgtGGATAATATTTGTTCATGTATAATCTTAAGTGCatattatcttataataattaataataataaagtaattataaCAGTAGTGCTCTAACTgaattatattaacaaaaagtacttaattcatttaatattgattCTAATTGAAATGCAATTTTAGAACTATGTAAATATAcctactttatatatatactacctagaatttaggattttatggATGATAGTAGATTCATAATGCAATAAATATGAATACAAGGttatatttgaattataaattaagataATTGTAACAAGTTATaggaaacaaacaaaacaaagaagtaattgtggtatataaAGCATATTTATAC is a genomic window containing:
- the LOC8263176 gene encoding membrane-associated 30 kDa protein, chloroplastic, which produces MAIKSQLITGLTLPVPPPPPHASTSSSSNCNSSSSSGNTLSMVKPPYLTTSFFNGGVKALKVTRTRTSRSHCFAHGGGGLGTRMNLFDRFSRVVKSYANAILSSFEDPEKILDQTVLEMNDDLTKMRQATAQVLASQKRLENKYKAAEQASEDWYRKAQLALQKGEEDLAREALKRRKSYADNAKSLKSQLDQQRSVVDNLVSNTRLLESKMQEAKSKKDTLKARAQSAKTQTKVNEMLGNVNTSNALSAFEKMEEKVMAMESEAEAFGQLATNELDGKFALLESSSVDDDLENLKKELSGGSKKGELPPGRTVVTSFRDPEIEMELNELRQKRKDF